The window ATGCGCCGCGGCAAGCTCGCCGCCCGCATGCTCTGGGGCAATGAGGCCAGCGTGCTGGTCGGCGATTTCCTGCTCGGCCAGGCCTTCAGGATGATGGTCGAGGTCGGTTCGCTGCGCGCGCTCGACATCCTCTCGACCGCCGCTGCGGTGATCGCCGAGGGCGAGGTGATGCAGCTCGCCGCCGCCAAGAACACCGAGACCACCGAGGACGAATATCTCGCCGTGATCCGCGGCAAGACGGCCGAACTCTTCGCCGCCGCCTGCGAGGTCGGGCCGGTGATCGCCGCCTCGTCGAAGGGCGAGGCCGCCGCGTGCCGCAGCTACGGGCTCAATCTCGGCATCGCCTTCCAGCTCATCGACGACGCGCTCGACTATGGCGGCTCCTCGGGCCAGCTCGGCAAGAATGTCGGCGACGACTTCCGCGAGGGCAAGATCACCCTGCCCGTCGTACTTTCCTTCCGCCGCGGCAGTGAGAGCGATCGCGCCTTCTGGCGTCGCACCCTGCAGGAAGGCGAGGTCCGCGATGGCGATCTTGAAGAGGCGCAGGCGCTGATGCGGAAGCACGCCGCGCTGGCCGACACGATCGAGCGCGCCCGGCACTACGCCAAGATGGCGAAGGACGCGCTCGGCCTGTTCCCGTCATCGCCGATGAAGCAAGCGCTCAACGAGGCCGTCGACTTCTGCGTGGCACGGGCGCACTGAGCAGCTTCAGCGCTGCTCGGCGGCGATCCTGAGGCCCAGCGCCAGCAGGAGCCCACCAGTCAGCGCTTCGATGACGCGCCGAACTTGAGAGCGCCGCAGCACGTCGCCGGCCTTGGCGACGACGAGCGCATAGGCCGAGAGCCAGAGCAGGGTCATCGCGGCGAAGACGAGGCCGAGCAGGAACAGCATGGTGAAGCTGCTGCCGCCAGCCGCGAATTGCGGCAGGAGGCTGGCGAAGAAGACCGCGATCTTCGGATTGCCGAGATTGCTGATCAGCCCCTGCCGGTAGGCGATGGCGGGCGCAAGCCGCCGCGGCGAGATCGCGGCAGCAGCCGGCGACGCTGGCCCCTGCCGGCGAAAAGCGTCGCGCAGCGCCATGACGCCGAGATAGATCAGATAGGCGGCGCCAGCATATTGGATCGCGCGAAAGACCGGCTCGCTCGCCACCAGCAAGGCGACGAGACCGAGACTGGTCGCCAACGCCCAGATCGATAGGCCGGTCGCGACGCCGAGCGCAGTGAGCACACCGCCGGTACGGCCGCCGAACAAGGTGTTGCGGATGGTCAGAGCCGTGTCCGGCCCCGGCGTGCAGATCACCAGCGCCGCGACACCGACATAGGCGAGGAAAGAGGCCAGCGTCATGATGCGCCCTCCGGCGTTGAGCCCTGACGCCTATCTCAGCACAGTCGGCTTCACCCACCAATCCGGCTGGCCATGCGCCAGAAGCTTGCCAGCCTCGGCGCTGGCGCGGCAATCGTCGAACAGAGCGAAGCAGGTTCCTCCCGAACCCGACATGCGCACCAGCCGGCAATTGGGAAGTGCCGACAGCGCTGACAGCACCTCGCCGATAGCCGGAGCGACTATGCGGGCCGGCGCTTCGAGATCATTGCCGGAGACGGCCAGTGCAGCGATCAAAGCGGCCGACGTTGCCGGTGAAGGCTCTTGCGTGCTGAACGCCAGGCTGCCGCCCGCATGCTCCTGCCCCGGAGGGAGGCCAAGCGCACGGAATACCGCCACCGTCTCGACTGCGACGCCGGGGTTGACCAGCAGCGCGAACAGCCGCGGCAGGCGCAGCGGCGGGCCGAGCTGATCGCCGATGCCGCGCATGATGCGGGCGCGCGCCTCCAGGCAAACCGGGACATCGGCGCCGATCCGGCCGGCAGCGGCGAGCAGCGCCGGATGCGACAGTGGCAGATCGTTGAGCCGCGCCAGCAGGCGCAGGGCCGCGGCCGCATCGGCCGAGCCACCGCCGATGCCCGAGGCGACCGGCAGGCGCTTGACAAGATGGAAGCGGCCGGAGCGCAGGCCGGCGATCTCCTCGCGGAGCGCGCGCTCAGCCTTCAGGACGAGGTTGTCCGACCCGGTCGAGAGGCCCGCGGCGAAGGGACCTGAGATCTGTACCCCGGCAGGCTCGCTCGGCGACAGGCTCAGTTCGTCGCCGACGCCGGCGAAGGCGACGAGGCTGTCGAGCTCATGATAACCGTCGGCGCGCCGGCTGAGGACGCGCAGGGAGAGGTTGATCTTGGCCGGGGCGCGGGTCGCCAGTCTGGCGGGCAAGGATCAGCCGCCATCCTTCTTCGGCTCGGCCGCATTGGCCGAGGGTCCCGGATCCTCGAGACCCTTCTCGATCTTGCGCTGGATCCGGGTGAGATCCTCGGGTTCCGGTCCGAGGTCGCGGGCATAGTTCCACTGGAAGCGCGCCTCGAGATAGCGCCCGGTCTTCCAGTAGACGTCGCCGAGATGGTCGTTGATCACCGGATCCGAGGGGCGCAGCTCCATCGCCTTCTCGAGTTCCGTCACCGCCTCGTCATAGCGGCCGAGGCGGTAATGCGCCCAGCCGAGCGAGTCGATGATGTAGCCGTCGCGCGGCCTGAGCTCGACAGCGCGGCGCAGCATGCCGAGCGCCTCCTCGAGCTTGAGGTTCTGGTCGACCAGCGAATAGCCGAGATAGTTGAGCACGAGCGCACGCTCGCGGCTCAGCGCCTCCGGCATCAGCTCCAGCGCCTTGCGCAGATCGGCCTCGGCCTGGGGCCATTTCTTGGTGCGCTCATAGGCGATGCCGCGCGAATAGAGCAGATCCCAATTTGAGCGGCCGGGCGTGCCGAGCTTGGCGACCGCCTTGTCATAGGTCGCGGCCGCCTCCTCGAAGCGCTTGCGCGAGCGGTAGATGTTGCCGAGCGCGGAGATGGCGTCGACGTCTTCCGGCCGCGCCGTGATGATCCCCTCGAGATGCTTGACCGCTTCCTCGGTCTTGCCGAGCTGCTCGAGGCCAAGCCCGATCTGGATGTCGGCGACCGGCCGCAGCGGCGAATTCTCCGGCATGCGCCGGTAGACCTGGACCGCATCCTCGGTCTGCTTGGCGCGCTCGAGGATATCGGCCAGCGTCAGCACGGCGAGGTCGTGGCCGGGGTCGAGATAAGCTGCAAAGCGCAGATAGAGCAGCGCGGTCGCCTCGTCGCCCTGCAGAATACCGGCGCTGGCGAGGCCGTAGAGCACCTCGGCCGCGCCTTGCTGGGTGTTGCCGACGATACGCTGCAGCGGCTCCTTGCTGCTGATCTTGGCGATGGCGTCGCGCACCACCGGATGGTTCGGGCGCACACGCTGCTCGAAATCGTTCAGCGTCGCCAAGGCCGCGTCGCTGTCGCCGGCGCGCGCCTGCTGGCGGGCCCAGAGATCGACGAGGCGCAGATTGGTCTTCTCGGCGTCATAGGCCGCCTTGAGTCGGCGATTCGCGTCGTTGCGGCGGCCGGCGATGTCGAGGATCAGCCCGGCATGGAAGTCGCGGAAGCGGTCGAAGGTCGCTTCGCCCTTGAGGCGGTCGAGCGTCTCAAGCGCGCGATTTGTCTCGCCGGAGCCGGAATAGGCCCAGGCGGCAAGCAGAGTCGCGGTGATGTCGGCGGAGCGGCCGCGGCCACCGCGCTGCAACTGGGTGCGGGCCGCGGCATAGTTCTTCTGCTTCAGCGCGCGGACGCCGAGCGCCAGCTGGGCGAGACCGTTGGTGGCATCGCGCTGGATCAGCTTCTCGGCGGCGCGGAAGGTCTCGTTCATCGCGCCGTCGGCGAGGAAGGCGACGAAGCCGCGCTCGAGCAATTCACTGTTCTGCGGATCGTTCTTGATCGCCTCGCGCAGATAGATCGAGGCTGCGCCGAGATCGCGGGCAGAGCCAGCGACAACGGCCGCCAGATAATTGCCTTCGAGACTCTCGGCAGGCTCGAACTTGTCGACTGGGCGCGCCTGCGCGAGCGCCGGCATGGCGACGTGCAGCCCAGCGATAAACGCAAGCATAAGAGCGGCGCTACGGCCGTCGATCTGAAACGTCACGTCCACCATTCTCCCTCGGTCCGCCCCGGCTGCCGGGAACTGGTCCGTAGACGGGACCGTGACCTGAACGATTAGGCCGCCAACATGGCCGTTTCCGGGCTGCGCGACAAGTCCAGCATCGCGGTTGCAGCATCGCTGTCACGCTCACGTGAAAAGCGCGATCCGCCGCTATAGCGGCGTCGACAGCATAGATTTCCGTAAGGCAAATCGGCATAGGATTGCGTCGTCGCGGATATTCGCGACGATTCGTTTAGGACACTTCAAATGAAGAAGGTCTCGCTCGCGCTCGCTGCTGTCCTGACGCTTGCCGGCATTGCCGGCGGCTGCGCCACCAAGGAGCCGGAGAAGCCCGCTCCCGTCGTCCGCAAGGGCTGATTCACCGCCTCTTCCGGCGTCAACAAAAAGGCCGCGCCGGATCCGTCCGTCGCGGCCTTAATCTTTGATGACAATATCGAATACTGTCACATATTCGAGTAATTCGGGCCGCCCGCGCCTTCCGGCACCGTCCAGGTGATGTTCTGGGCCGGGTCCTTGATGTCGCAGGTCTTGCAGTGCACGCAGTTCTGCGCGTTGATCACGAAGCGCGGCAGCGACTGTTTCTCGGGATCGGCGTAAACCACCTCGTAGACGCCCGCCGGACAGTAGAGCCGCGCCGGTTCGCCATAAATCGGCAGGTTCTGCAGCACCGGCACGTTGGGATCGGTCAGCTTCAGATGCGCCGGCTGGTCTTCCTCGTGATTCGTCGCCGAGAGGAAGACCGAGGAGAGCTTGTCGAAGGAAATCTTGCCGTCGGGCTTCGGATAAACGATCGGCTTGACCATGCCGATCGGCTTCAGCGTGGCATGGTCGGGCTTGCCGTGCTTCAGCGTGCCGAAGGGCGACCAGCCGAAGAGCTGGTTCAGCCACATGTCGATGCCGCCGAGCGCGACGCCGCCGAGCGTGCCGAGCTTCGACCAGAGCGGCTTGACGTTGCGCACCAGCTTGAGGTCGCGCCCGATCTCGGACGAGCGCCAGCTCTCCTCGATGCCGTCAACCATGTCATGGGAGCGGCTGGCAGCCAGCGCCGGCACGAGATGCTCGGCCGCCAGCATGCCCGACAGGATGGCGTTGTGGCTGCCCTTGATGCGCGGAACGTTGACGAAGCCGGCCGAGCAGCCGATCAGCGCCCCGCCCGGGAAGGTCAGCTTCGGCACCGACTGCCAACCGCCTTCGGTGATAGCACGCGAGCCGTAGGAGAGGCGCTTGGCCCCCTCAAAGACGTCGCGGATCATCGGATGGGTCTTGAAGCGCTGGAACTCGTCGAAGGGCGAGAGCGTCGGATTCGTATAGTTGAGGTGGACGACGAAGCCGACCGAAACCAGATTGTCGTCGAAATGGTAGAGGAAGGAGCCGCCGCCGGTCGACATGTCGAGCGGCCAGCCGAAGGAGTGCTGCACCAGCCCCTTCTTGAACTTCTCCGGCTTGACCTGCCAGATCTCCTTGAGGCCGATGCCATATTTCTGCGGCTCGCGACCTTCATCCAGAGCGAAGCGCCTGATCGCGATCTTGGAGAGCGAGCCACGCGCGCCCTCGCCGAGCAAGGTGTAGCGGCCGCGCAATTCCATGCCGCGGGTGAAGCGCTCGGAGACGGTGCCGTCCTTGGCGATGCCCATGTCGCCGGTGGCGATGCCGGCAACCGAGCCGTCTTCGTTGAACAGCAGTTCGGCGGCAGCGAAGCCTGGATAGATCTCGACGCCGAGCGCCTCGGCGCGGGCCGCGAGGTAGCGTGCGACCAGGCCGAGCGAGCCGACGAAGTTGCCGTGATTGTTCATCAGCTTCGGCATCGCAAAATTCGGCAGGCGCGCGCCGCCGGCCGGGCCGAGGAAATAGAAGACGTCCTCGCTGACTTCGGTATGGAGCGGGCGCGCCTCGTCCTGGCGCCAGTCGGGCAGGAGCTTGTCGAGGCCAATCGGATCGATGACCGCGCCGGAGAGGATGTGCGCGCCAACCTCGGAGCCCTTCTCGACCACGACGACCGAGATCGCCTCGTCGAGCTGTTTCAGCCGGATCGCGGCCGCGAGCCCGGCCGGGCCGGCGCCGACGATGACGACGTCATAGTCCATGCTCTCGCGCGGCGTGCTCTGTGCTTCCTTCAGATCCATGCTGCCCTCCACCCCGCGCCGCTTATATGTCGTTAGATAGTTTATATATGAACTATCTCGATCACCCCGCCAAGCCGCGGGGCTGATTGGAATTCCTCTATCCGGGGCTCCCGGTTATTTTGCAACAGCGAACGGGCTCGCTTCGTTCCGTGCGGCGCGGTATTCTGTCGCCCATGTCCTTCGACGCCGCCTCCGCAGCCGAACTGATCGCCTGGTACGCCGAGATGGGCGTGACGGAAGCGCTCGACGAGACGCCGCACGACCATTTCGCAGCTGCACCCGAGCCGGCGCGACAGCCTGTCGCACGCCTCGTGACGTCCTCCCAACAGGCAACCGCGCGCCCGGCGGCAGCGGCCCCGGCGCCGCCGGACGAAGCAGCCCTGTCGGCCCGGGCGCTGGCGCGCGAAGCGACGACGCTGGACGAGCTCAAGGCGGCACTCGCCAGCTTCGAAGGCTGCCCGCTCAAGGCCTCGGCGAAGAGCCTCGTCTTCGCCGACGGCAATCCGGGCGGGAAGGTGATGGTCGTCGGCGAGGCGCCGGGCGCCGACGAGGACCGCGCCGGCCTGCCCTTCGTCGGCCGATCCGGCCAATTGCTCGACCGGATGCTGGCGGCGATCGGGCTCAACCGGCAGGAGCATGTCTACATCGCCAACCTCCTGCCCTGGCGTCCGCCCGGCAACCGCACGCCGACGCCGCAGGAGGTCGCGATCTGCCTGCCGTTCATCCAGCGCCAGATCGAGCTCGCCGATCCCGACATCCTGGTCTGCATCGGCGGCCCCTCGGCGCAAGGGCTGCTCGGCGTCTCCGGCATCCTGGCCTCGCGCGGCCGCTGGCGGGAATACGATACCGGCACGCGCGTGATCCGGGCGATCGCGACGCTGCACCCGGCCTATCTGTTGCGCCAGCCCCTGCAGAAGCGCCTGGCCTGGCGCGATCTGCGGGCACTCAAGGCGGCACTCGACGCGATGACACAGCGCTGAAGCCTTCGAGCGCTCCCTGGAAGGCACGGAAGGGAGGCCCGCTGAGCCATGCATGCGTGGCGTTGCCCTGCGTGATTGACAGGGCGCAAGGCTCTGCTAGCCGTAACGTCATGTCCGTTTCCACCCTGACGACCGCTGCCCGACGTCGATGCTGCACCATCGCGCAGCGTGGCGCATATGTTTGGCGACGACGATACTGAGCTGACTGCCCGGTCGTAGATCCCTCCAAGCATTCCGCAATCTGCCAGCTTCGCGCGGCGGGTTTTTTGTTGTCTCGGGACACGAGCATGACCTCAGCACAATCATTGTATTTCCGGCCTGCCGACATGCAGGACGTCGCGGCGATCCGCGATCTTGTTCGGGCCGCCTACGCGAAATGGGTGCCCGTGATCGGGCGAGAGACGCAGCCCATGACTGCCGACTATCGGCTTGCTGTCGCGCGGCATGACTTCGCGCTCCTGTATGACGGGGATGAGCTTGTTGGCCTGATCGAGACCATCGACAAGGGTGATCACATCTGGATCGAGAACATCGCCGTCGCGCCGGATCAGCAAGGGCGAGGACTCGGCCGCCGCTTGCTGGCCTATGCCGAAAGCCTCGCCTTGCGTGCGGGCTACGCCCAGCTGCGCCTGCTGACGAACGCAGCTTTCCAATCGAATGTGACGCTTTACCAAGCGGCCGACTACGCCGTGACAAGCACCGAACCGTTCATGGGCGGCACAACCGTCTACATGACCAAAATGCTGGGCGTAA is drawn from Bosea sp. Tri-49 and contains these coding sequences:
- a CDS encoding polyprenyl synthetase family protein encodes the protein MGVVVAFEDKDTGQSGIAPLVGLTRADMERVNAMILSRTGSEVTMIPEVANHLISSGGKRLRPMLTLATAALCGYQGDGHVKLAASVEFMHTATLLHDDVVDQSDMRRGKLAARMLWGNEASVLVGDFLLGQAFRMMVEVGSLRALDILSTAAAVIAEGEVMQLAAAKNTETTEDEYLAVIRGKTAELFAAACEVGPVIAASSKGEAAACRSYGLNLGIAFQLIDDALDYGGSSGQLGKNVGDDFREGKITLPVVLSFRRGSESDRAFWRRTLQEGEVRDGDLEEAQALMRKHAALADTIERARHYAKMAKDALGLFPSSPMKQALNEAVDFCVARAH
- a CDS encoding electron transfer flavoprotein-ubiquinone oxidoreductase; protein product: MDLKEAQSTPRESMDYDVVIVGAGPAGLAAAIRLKQLDEAISVVVVEKGSEVGAHILSGAVIDPIGLDKLLPDWRQDEARPLHTEVSEDVFYFLGPAGGARLPNFAMPKLMNNHGNFVGSLGLVARYLAARAEALGVEIYPGFAAAELLFNEDGSVAGIATGDMGIAKDGTVSERFTRGMELRGRYTLLGEGARGSLSKIAIRRFALDEGREPQKYGIGLKEIWQVKPEKFKKGLVQHSFGWPLDMSTGGGSFLYHFDDNLVSVGFVVHLNYTNPTLSPFDEFQRFKTHPMIRDVFEGAKRLSYGSRAITEGGWQSVPKLTFPGGALIGCSAGFVNVPRIKGSHNAILSGMLAAEHLVPALAASRSHDMVDGIEESWRSSEIGRDLKLVRNVKPLWSKLGTLGGVALGGIDMWLNQLFGWSPFGTLKHGKPDHATLKPIGMVKPIVYPKPDGKISFDKLSSVFLSATNHEEDQPAHLKLTDPNVPVLQNLPIYGEPARLYCPAGVYEVVYADPEKQSLPRFVINAQNCVHCKTCDIKDPAQNITWTVPEGAGGPNYSNM
- a CDS encoding tetratricopeptide repeat protein, which codes for MTFQIDGRSAALMLAFIAGLHVAMPALAQARPVDKFEPAESLEGNYLAAVVAGSARDLGAASIYLREAIKNDPQNSELLERGFVAFLADGAMNETFRAAEKLIQRDATNGLAQLALGVRALKQKNYAAARTQLQRGGRGRSADITATLLAAWAYSGSGETNRALETLDRLKGEATFDRFRDFHAGLILDIAGRRNDANRRLKAAYDAEKTNLRLVDLWARQQARAGDSDAALATLNDFEQRVRPNHPVVRDAIAKISSKEPLQRIVGNTQQGAAEVLYGLASAGILQGDEATALLYLRFAAYLDPGHDLAVLTLADILERAKQTEDAVQVYRRMPENSPLRPVADIQIGLGLEQLGKTEEAVKHLEGIITARPEDVDAISALGNIYRSRKRFEEAAATYDKAVAKLGTPGRSNWDLLYSRGIAYERTKKWPQAEADLRKALELMPEALSRERALVLNYLGYSLVDQNLKLEEALGMLRRAVELRPRDGYIIDSLGWAHYRLGRYDEAVTELEKAMELRPSDPVINDHLGDVYWKTGRYLEARFQWNYARDLGPEPEDLTRIQRKIEKGLEDPGPSANAAEPKKDGG
- a CDS encoding 4-(cytidine 5'-diphospho)-2-C-methyl-D-erythritol kinase, whose amino-acid sequence is MPARLATRAPAKINLSLRVLSRRADGYHELDSLVAFAGVGDELSLSPSEPAGVQISGPFAAGLSTGSDNLVLKAERALREEIAGLRSGRFHLVKRLPVASGIGGGSADAAAALRLLARLNDLPLSHPALLAAAGRIGADVPVCLEARARIMRGIGDQLGPPLRLPRLFALLVNPGVAVETVAVFRALGLPPGQEHAGGSLAFSTQEPSPATSAALIAALAVSGNDLEAPARIVAPAIGEVLSALSALPNCRLVRMSGSGGTCFALFDDCRASAEAGKLLAHGQPDWWVKPTVLR
- a CDS encoding uracil-DNA glycosylase, which translates into the protein MSFDAASAAELIAWYAEMGVTEALDETPHDHFAAAPEPARQPVARLVTSSQQATARPAAAAPAPPDEAALSARALAREATTLDELKAALASFEGCPLKASAKSLVFADGNPGGKVMVVGEAPGADEDRAGLPFVGRSGQLLDRMLAAIGLNRQEHVYIANLLPWRPPGNRTPTPQEVAICLPFIQRQIELADPDILVCIGGPSAQGLLGVSGILASRGRWREYDTGTRVIRAIATLHPAYLLRQPLQKRLAWRDLRALKAALDAMTQR
- a CDS encoding LysE family translocator: MTLASFLAYVGVAALVICTPGPDTALTIRNTLFGGRTGGVLTALGVATGLSIWALATSLGLVALLVASEPVFRAIQYAGAAYLIYLGVMALRDAFRRQGPASPAAAAISPRRLAPAIAYRQGLISNLGNPKIAVFFASLLPQFAAGGSSFTMLFLLGLVFAAMTLLWLSAYALVVAKAGDVLRRSQVRRVIEALTGGLLLALGLRIAAEQR